One genomic segment of Deltaproteobacteria bacterium includes these proteins:
- a CDS encoding flagellin FliC, whose protein sequence is MGLRINTNVASLNAQRNLLGTKWGLDKSLERLSSGYRINRAGDDAAGLAISENLRAQVRGLKQASRNAQDGVSLVQVAEGGLNEVSSILIRLRELAVQAASDTIGPVERQFLNVEYDQLVSEIDRIADATEFNGTQLLSGTGSVLDFQVGTRNDPNIDRLSFDASKADSNSAALGVNLTSVADKASAQNSLSAIDSAIVSVSAMRADFGAIQNRLQSTIGNIAVSVENLSAANSRIRDVDVAEETAEMTRNNILLQAGTSVLAQANQTSNTALSLLNRTFQG, encoded by the coding sequence ATGGGTCTGCGGATCAATACCAATGTAGCCTCGCTGAACGCCCAACGGAATTTGTTGGGAACTAAGTGGGGACTGGACAAGAGCCTTGAGCGCTTGTCATCAGGTTACCGCATCAATCGCGCAGGCGACGACGCTGCGGGATTGGCAATCAGTGAAAATTTGAGAGCGCAAGTACGCGGTCTCAAACAAGCATCGCGAAACGCACAAGATGGTGTGTCGCTTGTTCAAGTCGCAGAAGGCGGCTTAAACGAAGTGAGCTCAATCTTGATTCGTCTCCGAGAACTTGCGGTACAAGCCGCATCAGACACGATCGGTCCCGTGGAACGTCAGTTCCTGAACGTGGAATACGATCAGCTGGTCTCGGAAATTGATCGTATTGCCGATGCGACCGAATTTAACGGCACTCAGCTGTTAAGCGGTACCGGTTCGGTTCTCGACTTCCAAGTCGGAACTCGAAACGATCCAAATATTGATAGATTGTCTTTCGACGCCTCAAAAGCTGACTCAAACAGTGCAGCTCTTGGTGTCAACCTCACGAGCGTCGCTGACAAAGCGTCCGCACAAAATAGTTTGTCGGCGATAGATTCAGCGATCGTAAGTGTTTCGGCGATGCGAGCGGATTTTGGTGCTATCCAAAACCGACTTCAATCGACGATTGGTAACATTGCAGTGTCGGTAGAAAACTTGTCAGCTGCGAACTCACGGATTCGTGATGTCGACGTCGCTGAGGAAACTGCGGAAATGACTCGCAACAATATCTTGTTGCAAGCCGGTACCTCGGTCCTCGCGCAAGCGAACCAGACATCGAACACAGCGCTCTCGCTCTTGAACCGTACGTTCCAAGGTTGA
- a CDS encoding AarF/ABC1/UbiB kinase family protein, translating into MAFEELGPTFVKLGQLLATRPDLVPEEFVEEFKRLHDQVAALPFERMRETLVQQYGRDLDAVFQEIDTNPIGAASIAQVYRAILKDGTKVVVKVQRPGIIDVIRNDVGVLYFLADRLAAFIPEAAAFNPVGIVDEFFKTLELETNFNVEANNIRRFQQNFGNDPTVKIPNVYLEHSGSKVLVLEALEGIALSQPNALKQEGVSRDLVMRAGIQCYFRQVFVHGLFHGDLHAGNLFVLPDNRIGLIDFGIVGRLSHRVRDAIANMFVALYTEDYERLAYEYVDLAPFNESIDIDEFAKDLQDLLAPHFGLNLKNVNLGRLLMSTTAVAAKHHLIVPSDLMLFFKSIVTVEGMGRVIQHDFDLLPHALEFTAEIAQNRVDPQRWKEEAIGFGRDSMVLLKTLPRQVRQFVRRVNHPDFAFRLSLVELEEVKHSLEKSSNLLFLGLVIGSLIVSGSATMFLERGPLIIGIPLLSALFYGLAGALGLAAFRNYIRK; encoded by the coding sequence ATGGCGTTCGAAGAACTTGGCCCGACGTTTGTCAAACTCGGCCAATTGCTTGCGACAAGGCCCGATCTCGTTCCCGAGGAGTTCGTCGAAGAATTTAAAAGGCTTCACGATCAAGTAGCTGCGCTTCCCTTCGAGCGCATGCGTGAAACGCTTGTCCAGCAGTACGGTCGGGATCTGGACGCCGTGTTTCAGGAAATCGATACCAATCCGATTGGCGCAGCGAGCATCGCACAGGTCTATCGCGCCATTTTGAAAGACGGAACGAAAGTAGTCGTCAAAGTTCAGCGGCCAGGAATTATCGACGTCATTCGCAACGATGTTGGCGTTCTTTACTTTCTTGCGGATCGCTTGGCTGCATTTATTCCAGAAGCAGCGGCATTTAACCCGGTTGGTATTGTCGACGAGTTTTTCAAAACGTTGGAGCTTGAAACGAATTTTAACGTTGAAGCGAATAACATTCGCCGCTTTCAACAAAACTTTGGCAATGACCCGACAGTAAAAATTCCGAATGTCTATCTCGAGCATTCCGGCTCCAAAGTTCTTGTACTCGAGGCCCTCGAAGGGATTGCTCTTTCTCAGCCAAACGCGCTTAAACAAGAGGGAGTCAGTCGCGATCTCGTTATGCGCGCTGGCATTCAATGTTACTTTCGGCAAGTTTTTGTCCACGGCCTTTTTCACGGCGACCTGCACGCAGGAAATCTTTTTGTTCTACCCGACAACCGGATTGGACTAATCGATTTTGGAATAGTCGGAAGGCTTAGTCACCGCGTTCGCGACGCAATCGCAAACATGTTCGTCGCGCTTTATACAGAAGACTACGAGCGATTGGCTTACGAGTACGTCGACCTTGCGCCGTTCAACGAGTCTATAGACATCGACGAGTTCGCAAAAGATCTGCAAGATCTTTTGGCGCCACACTTTGGACTTAATTTAAAGAACGTCAATTTAGGGCGCTTGCTAATGTCGACGACAGCGGTTGCAGCCAAGCATCACCTGATTGTACCTAGTGACTTGATGCTGTTCTTTAAATCGATTGTCACCGTTGAAGGCATGGGAAGGGTGATCCAGCATGACTTCGACCTTCTGCCGCACGCTTTAGAATTTACGGCAGAGATTGCACAAAACCGAGTTGATCCGCAGCGCTGGAAAGAAGAAGCCATTGGCTTCGGCCGCGACTCGATGGTTTTACTCAAAACTCTTCCTCGACAGGTTCGGCAATTTGTTCGTCGGGTGAATCACCCGGATTTTGCATTTCGCCTAAGCCTTGTCGAATTAGAGGAAGTTAAGCACTCTTTAGAAAAGTCATCCAACTTACTTTTTCTTGGGCTGGTGATTGGTAGTTTAATTGTATCAGGTAGCGCCACTATGTTTCTCGAGCGCGGACCATTGATTATCGGAATTCCATTGTTGTCGGCCTTGTTCTATGGACTCGCTGGTGCATTGGGCTTGGCGGCGTTTCGCAATTATATTCGTAAGTGA
- a CDS encoding sterol desaturase family protein: MSGNVVLLTIPIFFALVAFEFWYQRRKGLSVGSFRTAASNILCGLLERLFLIFTFGFLFWSYDSLSTWVMPQLPWRLDASSPWTYLLALVVSDFCYYWLHRVHHSVGVLWAAHVVHHQPQEMNFTVGLRTAPIQTLLFSAPFYVPAILVGIPALPFFVANGLMNSLQLLVHTELNWNPKGRLGFLGFIFNTPSHHCVHHGSQDQYLDKNFGAVFIIWDRLFGTFVPQGEKVVYGARRPLPTLNPVRALFDEYRYLLNAGRVLKSPVKVWLWSPARTASLMIGFEAELNDGISNQSGEREKLARPNVRETLLSLTVTFSTFFVLLYYEPKPAGPLLFLWASQIVLGIFAAGEWLDCSFRARTFERLRSALFLATGLSLYYFSPGANGWPVLLILFAASICAYISLRRRTEDFKTLSPA; encoded by the coding sequence ATGAGCGGAAATGTCGTTCTTTTGACGATCCCGATTTTCTTCGCGCTGGTTGCTTTTGAGTTTTGGTACCAGCGCCGAAAGGGTTTGAGCGTTGGCTCTTTTCGAACGGCTGCGTCCAATATCCTGTGTGGGCTTTTAGAGCGATTATTTTTGATTTTCACCTTTGGTTTTTTGTTTTGGAGTTACGACTCTCTAAGCACTTGGGTTATGCCACAGCTACCGTGGCGGCTTGACGCGTCGTCGCCGTGGACTTACCTGTTGGCTTTGGTTGTATCGGATTTTTGTTATTACTGGCTTCATCGCGTTCATCACTCGGTCGGTGTTCTGTGGGCAGCCCATGTTGTTCATCACCAGCCTCAAGAAATGAATTTCACCGTTGGGTTGCGAACGGCGCCGATTCAAACTTTACTTTTTTCTGCGCCATTTTATGTTCCTGCTATTTTGGTCGGGATCCCGGCTCTCCCATTTTTCGTTGCCAACGGTCTCATGAACAGTCTTCAGCTTTTGGTGCACACTGAACTGAACTGGAATCCTAAAGGGCGCCTTGGATTTTTAGGATTTATCTTCAATACGCCGTCGCATCATTGTGTGCATCACGGTAGCCAAGATCAGTACCTCGACAAAAACTTTGGTGCCGTGTTTATAATTTGGGACCGGCTCTTCGGCACTTTTGTACCGCAAGGTGAAAAAGTAGTTTACGGCGCAAGGCGACCCCTTCCTACATTAAACCCGGTTCGAGCGCTGTTTGATGAATATCGATATTTGTTGAATGCCGGGCGCGTTTTGAAATCGCCCGTAAAAGTTTGGCTATGGTCACCTGCGAGAACGGCCTCCTTGATGATTGGCTTTGAGGCCGAATTGAACGACGGTATATCAAACCAAAGCGGTGAGAGAGAAAAGCTAGCGAGACCAAACGTAAGGGAAACGCTTCTTAGCCTTACCGTTACGTTCTCTACATTTTTTGTTCTTCTTTATTACGAGCCCAAACCGGCAGGGCCTCTTTTGTTTCTTTGGGCAAGTCAAATTGTACTAGGAATTTTCGCGGCGGGTGAATGGCTAGATTGCTCTTTCAGAGCCCGTACATTTGAAAGATTGAGATCGGCCTTGTTTCTGGCAACCGGACTCTCGCTTTACTATTTTTCTCCCGGAGCGAATGGTTGGCCGGTTTTACTGATTTTGTTTGCGGCAAGTATCTGTGCGTACATTTCTCTCCGTAGGAGAACCGAAGATTTCAAAACCTTATCCCCTGCATGA
- a CDS encoding CBS domain-containing protein has product MSKFKIPVEEFTTPNPITATTHSKVEELARVMKEHGIRHIPIMQNEKVVGIVSDRDIKVIAGLKMLEKSFLTAADIMSPDPVSVDSSTMLDEVAFEMSEKKIGSVIVTENEELLGIFTVTDALNALIEAAREA; this is encoded by the coding sequence ATGAGCAAGTTCAAAATCCCAGTCGAAGAGTTCACAACGCCGAATCCAATCACTGCGACAACACACTCGAAAGTGGAAGAGCTTGCACGCGTGATGAAAGAACATGGAATCCGCCACATCCCGATTATGCAAAACGAGAAAGTCGTTGGCATTGTCAGCGATCGCGACATTAAAGTGATTGCTGGCCTCAAAATGCTTGAAAAAAGTTTTTTGACAGCTGCCGATATTATGTCGCCCGACCCCGTATCAGTTGATTCGTCGACAATGTTGGATGAGGTCGCATTCGAAATGTCGGAGAAAAAAATTGGCAGTGTCATCGTCACTGAAAACGAGGAGCTGCTTGGAATTTTCACTGTGACCGATGCACTGAACGCTTTGATTGAAGCCGCCCGCGAAGCGTAA
- a CDS encoding CapA family protein — protein MRTHRERVPSFAAEVSAIFEGADLVFANCEGPVLYEEIEKRPLYTVRYGLAREYLLQLADKTNCPLRKWRFSLANNHAGDFGEEGMRRTLDLMRDTGCRFFGFGGAPLREFFGELELDFWGWTQWENRRFEGKDSWRPSSKITRLSHLNPLAAAKRLRVLFPHWGLEFRHYPNRAQLDQMADWLRWDFDLVVGHHSHVVQPIQVVSRSGAEGAVSRHAIGCHGVGNLLGAQWSWPTKLLGALEVEVETVGDRCGQIAGYRMHAWANVGNDIQPVSLEKMKKRFDEIVPL, from the coding sequence ATGCGGACTCATCGGGAAAGAGTTCCGTCGTTTGCCGCTGAGGTTAGCGCGATTTTTGAAGGTGCGGATCTGGTGTTCGCAAATTGCGAAGGCCCTGTATTGTATGAGGAGATCGAGAAGCGGCCGCTGTACACTGTTCGCTACGGACTCGCGAGGGAGTACTTGCTTCAGCTTGCGGATAAAACAAATTGTCCGCTACGCAAATGGAGATTTTCTTTAGCGAACAATCACGCTGGTGACTTTGGTGAAGAAGGAATGCGCCGGACTCTCGATTTAATGAGAGACACGGGGTGCCGGTTCTTCGGATTTGGTGGAGCGCCGCTTCGCGAATTTTTTGGCGAGCTGGAATTGGATTTTTGGGGTTGGACGCAATGGGAAAATCGACGGTTTGAGGGTAAAGATTCCTGGCGTCCTTCGTCCAAAATTACTCGACTTTCCCACTTGAACCCTTTGGCGGCCGCTAAGCGCTTACGAGTTTTGTTTCCGCATTGGGGCCTGGAATTTAGACACTACCCCAATCGGGCCCAATTAGATCAAATGGCGGACTGGTTGCGTTGGGATTTCGACTTGGTCGTGGGCCATCACAGTCATGTCGTTCAGCCGATACAAGTGGTGTCAAGATCCGGCGCTGAGGGAGCTGTTTCAAGACATGCAATCGGCTGCCACGGAGTCGGAAATCTCTTGGGCGCACAGTGGAGCTGGCCAACAAAGCTTCTTGGGGCCTTAGAAGTTGAGGTAGAGACGGTCGGGGACCGTTGCGGCCAAATCGCAGGCTACCGAATGCACGCTTGGGCAAACGTGGGAAATGATATTCAGCCCGTGAGCTTAGAAAAAATGAAAAAGCGGTTCGACGAAATCGTACCGCTATAA
- a CDS encoding flagellin FliC, whose product MGLRISTNVASLNAQKNLAGTQRGMNQSLARLSSGFRINQAADDAAGLAISENLRGQIRGLRQANRNANDGISLVQVAEGGLNEVSNMIIRLRELAVQASSDTIGDTERKFLDVEYQQLKSEIQRVAEVTKFNGRDLLNGTGGVIDIQVGTNNDPFKDRISFNASAANAGLDALGLTAESLAEKTAAQTSMDVLDRALVSVNAIRANFGAMQNRLQSTSANIAISDENLSAANSRIRDADIAAESAELTRNNILMQAGVSVLGQANSISNIALKLLS is encoded by the coding sequence ATGGGTTTGAGGATTTCAACCAATGTGGCGTCATTGAACGCACAGAAAAACTTGGCTGGAACTCAGCGTGGAATGAATCAAAGCTTGGCTCGATTGAGCTCAGGTTTTCGAATCAACCAAGCAGCAGATGACGCCGCAGGGCTCGCGATAAGCGAAAACCTGCGCGGGCAAATTCGGGGCTTGAGACAAGCCAACCGCAACGCGAACGACGGTATTTCGTTGGTTCAAGTTGCAGAAGGCGGTCTCAACGAAGTGTCGAACATGATCATTCGCTTGCGCGAATTGGCTGTTCAAGCTTCGTCGGACACAATCGGCGACACAGAACGAAAGTTCCTAGACGTCGAATATCAGCAGCTGAAGTCCGAAATTCAACGGGTTGCCGAAGTCACAAAGTTCAACGGACGAGATCTTTTGAACGGAACTGGCGGAGTCATCGACATCCAAGTGGGAACGAACAACGATCCGTTTAAAGATCGAATTTCGTTCAACGCCTCGGCAGCGAATGCAGGTCTTGATGCCCTCGGGCTTACGGCCGAATCGCTAGCAGAGAAAACGGCAGCGCAAACCAGCATGGACGTACTCGACCGTGCATTGGTGTCAGTGAATGCAATCCGCGCCAACTTTGGCGCTATGCAAAACCGACTTCAATCTACGAGTGCGAACATTGCGATTTCGGATGAGAACTTGTCCGCAGCGAATTCACGAATTCGCGATGCAGACATCGCAGCTGAAAGTGCAGAACTCACGCGCAACAATATTTTGATGCAAGCGGGAGTCTCGGTACTCGGCCAAGCGAATAGTATCTCGAACATCGCACTAAAGCTGTTGAGCTAA
- a CDS encoding dihydrofolate reductase, whose amino-acid sequence MILSAIAAMALNRIIGIDGDLPWRIPEDMRFFRKMTTGKVMIMGRKTLESFPGLLPGRFHIVVTRQAGYTPPPKIVGASDQFLIVKSVHEAIDAAEKLIASDATWGDEVFNIGGGELYSALLPVTDKIYLTEVGIVVDVDDGQQSAHFPRWHEGDFEEAERRAGADSETNDLPSYEFVTYVRTIPKSDVSS is encoded by the coding sequence ATGATTTTGTCAGCGATCGCCGCTATGGCATTGAATCGAATCATCGGAATCGACGGAGATCTTCCCTGGAGAATTCCAGAGGACATGCGGTTTTTTCGAAAAATGACGACTGGGAAAGTGATGATAATGGGTCGAAAGACTTTGGAATCGTTTCCCGGCCTATTGCCGGGAAGATTTCATATCGTCGTCACTCGCCAAGCCGGCTACACGCCTCCGCCTAAAATTGTCGGTGCTAGCGATCAGTTTCTTATCGTAAAGAGCGTACACGAGGCGATCGATGCCGCAGAAAAACTGATCGCTTCCGATGCGACGTGGGGAGATGAAGTTTTCAACATTGGTGGCGGCGAACTTTATTCGGCATTGCTGCCGGTCACGGACAAAATTTATCTCACAGAGGTGGGAATCGTAGTCGACGTGGACGACGGTCAACAGTCGGCACACTTTCCGCGTTGGCACGAAGGCGACTTCGAAGAAGCCGAACGACGAGCCGGCGCCGACAGCGAAACCAACGACCTGCCATCGTATGAATTTGTAACCTATGTGCGGACCATCCCGAAAAGTGACGTTTCGTCCTAA
- the rnr gene encoding ribonuclease R, translating to MGGRDSSSRSDSSSKSNGSRRSTDRDIKNGRSLGDVLSRAGSRGSNAPTRSFEPPGDTARPARRQVQYQPVMSFQAPPPDTEKTGAEKSGTEKASLDKFSRPPSTKTFRPVFQPPVEVPTESRSKKENEIAKGTRGPAVASGPEAVGVRGASPIQPVTPTGKSPINSSNSSRSDLRAASPLGQVARSNEPVDPGWPRARVIGTGATTDSSGALALKPARSGEPRTSRDARRDGNRLMVTGTVKRHPDGFGFLIPEDASLPDIYVSRQYMAGVMTNDRVEAEVFRARPMDRGSSSADRLFGEVKRIISRAHSRIVGRFLPVDRRYGVIQDDGRGWGMDLRIATEDSQGAEEGDWVAVEIIDYASNDRPLSGRVIRVLGDVDDPLNDVIRVVHEKGIPDEFSFSARREAGSLGTEVSEADIAGREDLRNIPLITIDGSTARDFDDAVYVEQSPNGFRVLVAIADVSAYVKPGGSIDEDAYSRGTSTYFPNYVVPMLPEELSNELCSLKPDVNRLCFCCEMQLDFQGAIQKYRFFEGVMKSKARVTYGEAQEVIDGEPSARLQEIKGVCENILRSADLAKILMAKRFREGSLDLEIPETQVVVDSSGETIDVVRTERLFAHRLIEELMLLTNIATARFFEDNRIHGIYRIHEEPDPDNIKTVEKMLWNLLGPGRGKLGPGEGLQKKLTKALQAAKSTPGGQVLNVLTLRAMNQAKYSSDNVGHFGLGFSHYSHFTSPIRRYPDLIAHRLIKAVLYPRYRNQGMEIEEISSAATHLSSCEQRSVKAERAVISIKKARFIRRYVGEILEGSVTSIAKFGIFVTLREFEIDGLVKLESLGPDRWVFDDQNMRLYGRRTGRVFKLGDVLNVMVQSSDLATGKIDFSLEDEGTQVEEALVVLGDEMEVEELAERAEEMLSQKARGDSRAKRGRSRAAKGAARAAAGTAKPAKSPIKPIEPKAKAGPAKSKKKSNGRRGGSRR from the coding sequence ATGGGCGGGAGAGATAGCTCTTCGCGTTCAGATTCCTCGTCAAAATCAAATGGTTCACGCCGTTCGACCGATCGAGACATTAAAAACGGCCGAAGCCTGGGCGACGTTCTCTCCCGAGCTGGAAGCCGTGGATCCAATGCGCCGACTCGTTCATTCGAGCCACCGGGCGACACGGCGCGTCCTGCGCGGCGCCAAGTCCAGTATCAGCCAGTGATGAGTTTTCAAGCACCACCTCCTGACACCGAAAAAACTGGCGCCGAAAAAAGCGGGACAGAAAAAGCGAGCCTAGATAAATTCAGCCGGCCACCATCAACCAAAACTTTTCGACCTGTGTTTCAGCCTCCTGTCGAAGTGCCGACTGAATCTCGATCCAAAAAAGAAAATGAAATTGCAAAGGGCACACGTGGGCCGGCTGTCGCTTCAGGGCCAGAGGCGGTGGGTGTTCGCGGCGCATCGCCCATTCAGCCTGTCACTCCGACCGGAAAGTCGCCGATCAATTCTTCCAATTCAAGTCGTTCGGATTTGCGGGCCGCTTCTCCACTTGGGCAAGTGGCAAGGTCCAACGAACCCGTAGATCCAGGTTGGCCGCGCGCGCGAGTGATCGGCACCGGAGCGACAACGGATTCATCTGGCGCACTAGCTTTGAAACCAGCGCGTTCTGGTGAACCGCGTACGTCGCGAGATGCACGTCGAGATGGAAATCGACTGATGGTCACCGGAACGGTAAAGCGACATCCGGATGGCTTTGGATTCTTAATTCCTGAAGACGCTTCTCTTCCTGACATTTATGTTTCGCGGCAATACATGGCGGGCGTCATGACAAATGACCGCGTCGAAGCTGAAGTGTTTCGCGCGCGACCGATGGACCGCGGCTCTTCCTCTGCAGATCGACTGTTTGGCGAAGTGAAGCGAATTATTTCGCGCGCGCATTCGCGTATCGTCGGACGCTTTCTTCCGGTCGATCGCCGCTACGGAGTCATTCAAGATGATGGGCGCGGATGGGGGATGGATCTGCGAATTGCTACCGAGGATTCGCAAGGAGCTGAAGAAGGTGATTGGGTCGCAGTCGAGATAATTGACTATGCGTCCAACGACCGTCCTCTTTCGGGGCGAGTCATTCGCGTCCTTGGCGATGTGGACGATCCACTGAATGACGTGATCCGGGTGGTTCATGAAAAAGGAATTCCCGACGAATTTTCGTTCTCCGCCAGAAGAGAGGCGGGATCTCTTGGAACGGAAGTTTCCGAAGCTGATATCGCCGGCCGCGAGGATTTGCGGAATATTCCTTTAATCACGATCGATGGTTCGACCGCGCGCGATTTTGACGACGCTGTATACGTTGAGCAAAGTCCGAATGGATTTAGAGTGTTAGTCGCGATTGCCGACGTGTCGGCTTACGTGAAGCCGGGCGGCTCAATTGATGAAGACGCTTATTCACGGGGCACCAGCACGTATTTTCCAAACTACGTTGTGCCGATGCTGCCGGAAGAACTTTCCAATGAGCTTTGCAGTCTAAAGCCAGACGTCAATCGCTTGTGCTTTTGTTGCGAGATGCAGCTCGATTTTCAAGGTGCGATTCAGAAGTATCGATTTTTTGAAGGCGTCATGAAGTCGAAAGCTCGAGTTACCTACGGTGAAGCGCAGGAAGTGATCGACGGCGAACCAAGCGCGAGACTTCAAGAGATTAAAGGTGTATGCGAAAACATTCTTCGCTCTGCTGATCTCGCTAAAATCTTAATGGCCAAGAGATTCCGTGAGGGCTCGCTTGATCTCGAGATTCCCGAAACGCAAGTCGTTGTCGATTCGAGCGGCGAAACAATTGATGTTGTACGCACGGAAAGACTATTCGCTCATCGTCTGATCGAAGAGCTGATGCTTCTAACGAATATTGCGACGGCTCGGTTTTTTGAAGACAATCGAATTCACGGAATCTATCGCATTCACGAAGAACCAGATCCAGACAACATTAAAACAGTAGAAAAGATGTTGTGGAATCTTCTTGGGCCAGGTCGCGGAAAGCTTGGTCCGGGTGAAGGCTTACAGAAAAAACTAACAAAGGCTCTACAGGCGGCAAAGTCGACGCCGGGCGGGCAAGTGCTAAACGTCCTCACTTTGCGCGCTATGAATCAGGCAAAGTATAGCTCCGACAACGTAGGGCACTTCGGACTTGGTTTTTCGCACTACTCGCATTTCACGTCACCGATTCGCCGCTACCCTGACTTGATTGCTCACCGCCTGATCAAAGCGGTTCTGTACCCACGGTATCGCAACCAAGGAATGGAAATCGAAGAGATCTCATCCGCGGCGACACATTTGTCATCTTGTGAACAGCGGTCTGTTAAAGCTGAACGCGCGGTGATCTCGATCAAAAAAGCACGCTTCATCCGTCGTTACGTCGGAGAGATTTTAGAGGGATCTGTCACTTCGATTGCGAAGTTCGGAATATTTGTCACACTTCGCGAGTTCGAAATTGATGGCCTTGTGAAACTTGAATCATTAGGCCCAGATCGTTGGGTCTTCGACGATCAAAACATGCGGCTTTATGGACGCCGAACGGGTCGTGTCTTTAAGCTCGGCGATGTTTTAAATGTCATGGTTCAATCGTCTGATTTGGCGACAGGCAAAATCGATTTCTCGTTGGAAGATGAGGGAACCCAAGTTGAAGAAGCGCTTGTGGTTCTTGGCGACGAAATGGAAGTCGAAGAACTCGCAGAGCGCGCAGAAGAAATGCTTTCGCAGAAAGCTCGAGGCGACAGTCGCGCGAAACGCGGACGAAGTCGTGCTGCAAAGGGCGCTGCGCGCGCCGCTGCTGGCACAGCCAAGCCCGCTAAGTCACCGATTAAGCCGATTGAACCTAAGGCAAAAGCCGGGCCTGCGAAGTCTAAAAAGAAATCAAACGGTCGACGCGGGGGCAGCCGCCGATGA
- a CDS encoding HNH endonuclease, producing the protein MNLKSLSKIELLNGVRRLRGDERKLDRQIVEYICEIESRRLYAELGFANVIDWLVKDLGYSESSAYRRMMAARAIRAVPEAAGKIEDGRLNLVTLAKVQSAIRSEEKRTGQRVSHETRSTIIAQTANKTLRETVRIVAEQFPEAMQASGSQIFSTQIVLTEEQLKLLERVRELRSHSNFGASLGEIVSALAREYLDRNDPLRREVKPRSVAKKSLVTSPDISLLKEPLAKHSGGSPQGGTTVVFEQGSRSGSRTGSRPRSESGSRGGARRTSIAPSTRNFVRRRAGDACEYQGPEGHRCGSRFQTQMEHVIPVALGGMNDALNLRLLCRTHNLLMAEKTLGLNKMRQFRKPL; encoded by the coding sequence ATGAACCTAAAGTCTTTGTCGAAAATCGAACTGCTAAACGGTGTGCGTCGTTTGCGTGGTGACGAACGAAAGCTCGATCGCCAGATCGTCGAATACATTTGCGAAATCGAATCGCGCAGGCTTTATGCCGAACTTGGGTTTGCCAATGTCATCGACTGGTTGGTGAAAGATCTCGGCTACAGCGAGTCTTCGGCCTATCGACGGATGATGGCTGCGCGCGCGATTCGTGCGGTGCCGGAAGCGGCCGGGAAAATTGAAGACGGAAGATTGAATCTGGTGACACTTGCGAAAGTTCAGTCTGCGATTCGCAGTGAAGAGAAACGAACCGGCCAAAGAGTTTCGCATGAGACTCGGTCGACCATAATTGCACAGACCGCGAACAAAACTTTGCGCGAAACAGTGCGAATTGTCGCCGAGCAGTTCCCGGAAGCGATGCAGGCCTCGGGCTCGCAGATTTTTTCGACGCAGATTGTTTTAACAGAGGAGCAGCTTAAATTACTCGAGCGAGTGCGTGAGCTAAGATCACATTCCAACTTCGGTGCGTCGTTAGGCGAGATTGTTTCTGCGCTTGCCAGGGAGTACCTCGATCGAAACGATCCACTGCGACGCGAAGTGAAACCTCGATCGGTGGCAAAGAAGTCACTAGTTACGTCGCCAGACATATCGCTGTTAAAAGAACCGCTAGCCAAACACTCCGGAGGTTCGCCGCAAGGCGGCACCACTGTGGTGTTCGAGCAAGGATCGCGGTCAGGGTCAAGAACAGGATCACGGCCACGATCAGAATCAGGTTCACGTGGTGGCGCAAGGCGAACGTCGATTGCGCCGTCGACTCGTAACTTTGTTAGGCGACGTGCGGGCGATGCTTGTGAATATCAAGGGCCCGAGGGTCATCGTTGCGGATCGCGGTTTCAAACGCAAATGGAGCACGTGATTCCGGTGGCATTGGGCGGAATGAATGATGCCTTGAACCTTCGACTATTGTGCAGAACTCATAACCTATTGATGGCCGAGAAAACGCTCGGTCTGAACAAGATGAGACAGTTTCGAAAACCATTGTAA